The Solanum pennellii chromosome 11, SPENNV200 sequence TAATGGAAATGAGTTAATATGTTCGTTTAATTTGGAGAATGACTTGTTTGAATCATTCCCAACTGCTCCAGGTTACAATAAGGAAAATTGTCCAAATTTACGAAGTTTGGGAGTTTTTGGACGttgtttatgtgtgtgtgaTAATAATGCAGATACTCATTTTGAGGTATGGGTGATGAAAGGATACGGAGTTACTGATTCATGGGCTAAAGAGATTGTGATAAACATAACTCCTGAATACAACGATTGGTTGTGCTATGAAATGATTAATCTGTTGAAAGTTTTGGATGATGGAGAGGTGTTGTTCTTGTGGCGCAATGATTTCTTATTCTTGCACCATCCTGtgaagaaaactttgaaatcGCTTGATATCCGTGAAGGGAACTTGTTGGCATGTGGGCATGTATCAAGCTCTTTATCTCTCAAGAATTTCGAAGCAGAAGTTGTGAATGTGTTTTAGATTATTGTCAAAGGTGTGTATTGTACTACTTGagtatacttttttttgttacttgTGAAGGTCTTTTAGATGCATGTATTTTGTACTACTAAAATAGAGTATATTTGATGGGAAAGTTGTGCATACAAAGCTGCaagtaatatatgatatttaaactatttgttAACAGTTCAGTTTATTTATATGACCGCACTAAAACCAAGTAGCAAAACTGTGTTTTCCTCTGTCTGTTTCTCTGTGTAGGACTGTAAGCATGGGTgttttattagttaaaatttatttaattgatagttgaattattaaatataagtaTCTGTTTATGGGTTTGTGTTAATAGTTTATTAATCATAcacaagaaattaaaaattgattcaTTTAGAAGAGGGGGAAATAGACAATCATTCATTTGTAAGAAATGAGTGATGAAGAAAAATCCCTGATGGATCTTCCATCTCCAATCTTGTTACAGATTCTCTCTACATTACCTCCTACCACACTCTTACACgtcaaaaccctctccaaaactTATCTAAATCTAACCTTAGATTCCGAATTTTTAAAGTTGTCACGTTCAGCATCTCCAGCTAGCATCATCATCAACcaattcaactctttttggatTAACAGCTTAAAGTTGTTGAGATTCGTTGTCGATAATAACTTGGATCACGATCCACATGTTGACCTTCATCTGCGACTTTCCTTTCCATTAGATCCATTTTTCCTCGTTGGATCGGTTCAtggttttgtttgttttaataGCTTTGTCGGTGATGCTGATAGTATCTACATACTCAATCCAACaacaagagaatatatcatCCTTCCTAAGCCACAAGGGGTAAGAAATTGGCCTAATTTAGTTGCTTATGGCTTTGGTTTCGATCCTGTTAAGTTAGAGTACAAAGTGGTTAGAATTTATCGACAGGAGATTCACGATGATTTCCATAATTACAAGTCTGAAGCTCAAGTTTACACAATTGGGAAAGGCTATTGGAGAAGTATTGACCATGTCATGTTCCATTTTAGATGCAGCGGATATGGGGTGAATCTATATGGAAAACTTCATTGGTTGGCTTCTGATGCTAATGGAAAGGAGTTAATATGTTCGTTTAATTTGGAGAATGAGTTGTTTGAATCATTCCCAACTGCTCCAGGTTACAATAAGGAAAATTTTCCAAATCTACGAAGTTTGGGGGTTTTTGGTCGTTGTCTATGTGTTTGTGATAATAATGCAGATACTCATTTTGAGGTACGGGTGATGAAAGAATACAGAGTTACTGATTCATGGGTTAAACAGATTGTCATAACCATAACTCCTGAATACAACGATTGGTTGTGCGATGAAATGATTAATGTGTTGAAAGTTTTTGATGATGGAGAGGTGTTGTTCTTGTGGAGCGAAGATTTCTTGTTCTTGCACCATCCTGtgaagaaaactttgaaaaggCTTCATGTTTGTGATGGGAACTTCTTGGCATCTGCTCATGTATCAAGCTCCTTCTCTCTCAAGGGTTTTCAAGGAGAGGTTGTGAAGGTGTTTTAGATTATTGTCAAAGGTGTGTATTGTACTACTTGAGTATATTGT is a genomic window containing:
- the LOC107004963 gene encoding F-box protein CPR1-like, coding for MSDEEKSLMDLPSPILLQILSTLPPTTLLHVKTLSKTYLNLTLDSEFLKLSRSASPASIIINQFNSFWINSLKLLRFVVDNNLDHDPHVDLHLRLSFPLDPFFLVGSVHGFVCFNSFVGDADSIYILNPTTREYIILPKPQGVRNWPNLVAYGFGFDPVKLEYKVVRIYRQEIHDDFHNYKSEAQVYTIGKGYWRSIDHVMFHFRCSGYGVNLYGKLHWLASDANGKELICSFNLENELFESFPTAPGYNKENFPNLRSLGVFGRCLCVCDNNADTHFEVRVMKEYRVTDSWVKQIVITITPEYNDWLCDEMINVLKVFDDGEVLFLWSEDFLFLHHPVKKTLKRLHVCDGNFLASAHVSSSFSLKGFQGEVVKVF